From the genome of Prevotella herbatica, one region includes:
- the trpC gene encoding indole-3-glycerol phosphate synthase TrpC: protein MDILEEIVAHKRIEIDQRKQFIAPRQLYGMVAQKLQDAPATTVKFATSLMESETGIIAEFKRMSPSKGWINKDAKSSIVPLSYQKNGATALSILTDTDYFGGYDEFVQDARATGVTIPILYKNFVIDEYQLFQASFCGASAVLLIAVCLSKAECKSLMSLAHELGLEVLLEMHDRHDLEYAELQPDMYGINNRNLGSFVTDVNNSFKMAEQLPADVCKVSESGIDNPETLKSLREAGYNGFLMGECFMKTSDPGEALNKFISNL, encoded by the coding sequence ATGGATATCCTTGAAGAAATAGTAGCTCATAAGCGCATAGAGATAGATCAGCGTAAGCAGTTTATCGCTCCACGCCAATTATATGGAATGGTAGCTCAGAAGTTACAAGATGCACCAGCTACAACAGTAAAGTTTGCTACATCATTAATGGAATCAGAAACGGGTATAATTGCCGAGTTCAAGCGTATGTCTCCAAGTAAGGGATGGATAAACAAGGATGCAAAGTCTTCAATTGTTCCATTGTCTTATCAGAAGAATGGCGCGACAGCACTTAGCATATTAACCGATACCGACTATTTCGGAGGCTATGACGAATTCGTTCAGGATGCAAGGGCTACCGGTGTAACAATACCTATATTATATAAGAACTTTGTTATCGACGAATATCAACTTTTTCAGGCGAGTTTCTGTGGAGCTTCAGCAGTGTTATTAATCGCTGTATGTCTTAGTAAAGCAGAATGTAAATCCCTCATGTCGTTGGCGCATGAACTTGGACTTGAAGTGCTTTTGGAAATGCACGATCGTCATGATCTGGAATATGCAGAATTGCAACCAGATATGTATGGCATAAATAATCGTAATCTCGGCAGCTTTGTTACAGATGTCAACAACAGCTTTAAAATGGCAGAACAGTTGCCTGCTGATGTATGCAAAGTGAGTGAAAGCGGAATTGATAATCCAGAGACATTGAAGTCATTAAGAGAAGCAGGATATAATGGCTTCTTGATGGGAGAGTGCTTTATGAAGACGTCTGATCCAGGAGAAGCTTTGAATAAATTTATTTCTAATCTATAA
- a CDS encoding phosphoribosylanthranilate isomerase, translating into MIIKVCGMRNADNIRQVSELDIDLIGFIFWQKSSRYVRMISSKAGVLPDYSTERYRQLSEGNLVVATENKPKRVGIFVDDMPQNIVTRIYNYNLDYVQLHGNESVVMIDNLVKTIDPDIHKNIKIIKALSINTPDDIDRYKEYEGHVDLFLFDTKCDTVGGGGKHFDWSMLERYDGETPFLLSGGIGPEDVEQIKNFHHPKCVGIDINSRFETEPAMKDVDLLRTFISQLKGV; encoded by the coding sequence ATGATCATAAAGGTTTGTGGAATGCGCAATGCTGACAATATACGTCAGGTGTCTGAACTAGACATAGACTTGATTGGCTTTATATTTTGGCAGAAATCAAGTAGATATGTGCGCATGATATCAAGTAAGGCTGGTGTACTCCCAGATTATAGTACGGAGCGTTATCGTCAACTTTCTGAAGGAAATCTAGTCGTAGCTACTGAGAATAAGCCAAAGCGTGTAGGCATCTTTGTTGATGATATGCCTCAGAATATCGTTACTCGCATCTATAATTATAATCTTGATTATGTGCAGTTGCATGGTAATGAGAGTGTGGTTATGATAGATAATCTAGTAAAGACTATTGATCCAGATATCCACAAGAATATAAAAATAATAAAGGCATTAAGTATAAACACTCCCGATGATATTGACCGATATAAGGAATATGAGGGACATGTTGATTTGTTTCTCTTTGATACAAAATGTGATACAGTAGGTGGTGGTGGTAAACATTTTGATTGGTCAATGCTTGAGCGTTATGATGGAGAAACTCCGTTCCTACTTAGTGGTGGAATAGGTCCTGAAGACGTGGAACAGATAAAGAACTTCCATCATCCAAAGTGTGTAGGTATAGATATTAATAGCAGATTTGAGACTGAACCGGCAATGAAAGATGTAGATCTTTTGCGTACATTCATCTCACAGTTAAAAGGCGTATGA
- the trpA gene encoding tryptophan synthase subunit alpha: protein MNKINKLFSEVKDRKLLSLYFCAGCPALDGTADVIMTLQKRGIDMIEVGIPFSDPLADGPVIQSAATKALKNGMTLSKLFAQLGEIKNQVTIPLVMMGYLNVIMYYGIEKFFKSCAENGASGCIIPDLPFKDYLEVVKPIADKYDIRVIMMITPETSEERIRLIDDNTDGFIYMVSSASITGAQSNFNDDKVAYFEHINAMNLKTPRMIGFGISNKQTLESAQNNASGAIIGSKFVTLLNETGNPDVAIDKLYDALKK, encoded by the coding sequence ATGAATAAAATTAATAAACTTTTCAGTGAAGTAAAAGACCGCAAGTTGCTCTCTCTTTACTTTTGTGCAGGTTGTCCAGCTCTTGATGGTACCGCTGATGTGATAATGACTTTGCAAAAGCGAGGTATTGACATGATTGAAGTTGGTATTCCTTTTAGCGACCCTCTTGCTGACGGTCCGGTAATTCAGTCGGCTGCAACAAAAGCACTAAAAAATGGAATGACTCTTAGTAAGTTATTTGCTCAACTAGGAGAAATCAAGAATCAGGTGACTATCCCATTAGTTATGATGGGCTATCTTAATGTCATCATGTACTATGGTATAGAAAAATTCTTTAAGAGTTGTGCTGAGAATGGTGCAAGTGGTTGTATTATCCCTGATCTTCCTTTCAAAGACTACCTTGAAGTTGTGAAGCCTATCGCTGATAAATACGACATACGTGTAATCATGATGATTACTCCCGAAACAAGTGAGGAGCGCATTCGCCTAATAGATGATAATACCGATGGATTCATTTATATGGTAAGTTCTGCTAGTATCACTGGTGCTCAGAGTAATTTCAATGATGACAAAGTGGCTTATTTCGAGCACATAAATGCGATGAATCTAAAGACTCCACGCATGATAGGATTTGGAATAAGTAATAAGCAAACTTTGGAGAGTGCACAGAATAATGCTTCGGGCGCAATCATTGGTAGTAAGTTTGTTACCTTACTTAATGAGACCGGCAACCCAGATGTTGCAATTGATAAATTGTATGACGCTTTAAAGAAATAA